The Zavarzinella sp. sequence ATGTCTGCTTGAATAATCCGAAATTCCCGCGCATTGGTTAGCAACTTTACCTATGGGATACCACAAATTCGGGTGGATGCTTACAGATTCCAGGATTTTGTAAACTTTGCAAATCGCGTGATTTACCCATTTTTCTGCCAACATTCCCCCATGCAAGTGGTTTGTGTATGTAGAAGATGCCGCCGAATCGCCACATTACATTGCCGCCGAAGGTTTTTATCAGGCTACGATCGCTTCCTTACCGATAACTACAGTTGAATTGGTGGAGTTGAGGATGAATAACACGATTTTTAACAGTGATGCACCACAGGAACCCCCTTTCAGTACGTCCCGAGTGGTTCTTTCAGGTGCTATCGGTCTGGCGGCTGGTGGTGGCAGCATTGATCACCGGGTTTGTAACCAAGGCACCGCGAATTGGATTTGATGGTTACACCCGGGCCAGTTTGCAGGCTTTGGAACCGCACTCTGCGGATGGAATCCGCATTTCGTTGTGCGGGCTGGGCATGTTATTGATCGGTGCGGGCATTTCTCAACGTCCCACCTGGTTCGGGGGATGGGTGTTTGCAGCGTTCGGCAGCCTGTTGTGTTACGGGTATGGGCAAGGCGACGGCAATTCCGGTTATTGGTTTGCCGCCATTCCCAATTCATGGGATAGTATGCAAACGGTGAGTCTAATGGTCATGGTGATCTCACTTTTGGCTATTATTGCGTGTTTTATCCCAAGGAAAATCTCATTCGTGCTCATTAGTGTGTTCGTTTTCTACCACTTTATGGGGATTTATTCTGCAATTACTGCTGTCCCACCGGCACCGTGGCTGTCCACCAATTACTGGGCTCGGGTGGCACGCCCTTATTTGCATTTTGTCTACCTGAACAATGCGTACCAGTTCTATTCGCCCGATCCCGGCCCTTCAAGTTTGTGCTGGTTCTGCATTACGTATGAAGAAATCCAGCCAGAAAATTCGAATGTGATTGAAGATGCCAGCAAACCACCACCCAAGCAGGTGAAAAAGTGGGTAAAACTGCCATCCCGAGAAACGGATAATCCAGATCCATTCAGCCTGATTTACTTCCGTTATCTGGCTACCATTGAAAATGCAGCCCACACGGGTGCTCAACAATTATCGATTGCACCTATCGAAAACCAGGAAATGGTCAGTCGGCGGAATGCGGTGATCAATGAATTTCCGAAGCACCCGGACATTCCGGACATCAGCGAATATCGCCACCCACCAGAGCATATTCCCCACCTGGTGGTCCCATCGTTTACGAAACATATCGCACGTTCCCCGCGGTACCAGTTACCAGGTATGAAGATCGTATCAATGAAAGTCTATCGAGTCGAGCATTCGATTCCGGACGTGCACGAATTCCGTGGCCGAAAAGTGGAACCGGAAGGTACCATCATTCAACCCCACCCATACTACCCAGGCTCGTTTTTGCCGTTCTATCTGGGAGAATACTCTGCCGATGGCCGCCTGATAAACCCGGAAGATCCGATGCTGTATTGGCTGGTGCCGATCTTCCCCAGACCGGATCGGGTATTCGAGGCCCAGAAACGCGACATCACAGATGATGAGTACAGCGACTATTACATCGATGTCGTGACCATCCATGCTGGTGCAGATCACAGGAAGGAGTTGCTGAAATGATTACCATGATGAAACAGGCAGGCGAGAGTTTCGGCCGCTTTTTCTTCCTGCCTGCGCCGCCCACGATTCTGGGGTTTATGCGGATTATGACAGGCACCATCTTCCTGTACACCCTGTTTGCATACAGCTATGGGTTGCAGGAATTCATGGGGCCGGATGGTTGGTATCCCCACGACATGATCAACAAAATGCGTCGACAGGAACCACAAATTCTGCCACCGCTGGAAGAACAGCGTTTTCGCAGTGCGATCTTGCTCGACCAGGTTCCCCACCGCCGGGAGGCAGTGATTGAATTTCTGCGACGATTGAAGCCGAGTACGGAAGAACGTCGCAGACAGTTGCGGTTTATCGACAAAACGATGGTTTTCATCAACAATGATCCCAAATTGATGCCCGAACAACGGGAAATGTATTATCAGGTGGGGATGCGTTTTCCGGTAGCCGTCGCACGGATGAACGCCAAACAGTACGATCTTTTCCGTCAGGCACTGAATAATCCAGTTATTAAGGATGATGATCCTGCGCTCAAACAACTGCCCATCTTCTTTTCGAATCTGACTCCTCAGGAGCGGGTGGCCTACCTCGAAGATGCGGGCGAGTTTCTCGAAGCGTTGCCCCCGGATTCCACCAAACAGCGATTTGTCCTGGACTGGTTCAGTTTTTATCCAGTGGAAGAACGACGAAGATTGTTGTTTTATCTGGATGGTACCCTGACCAACAATTATGACTTGCCCAGTAACCTGCCCACCGACCCCACCTTACGGGAAGATGTGCTGCAATACCTGCTGGAGTGGGGGGTGGATCCTCGTGATGCGTACGTGCATGGCCGTGGGATCTTTCCACCTTTTTCCACCTGCACGACCCCACCACAATCCGGTGGGTACATATTGGTGTTATTGTGGTGGCTTTTCTGTTCACCGTGGGCCTGTTTACACGAGTGACCTCGGTACTGGTATGGTTTGCCTCGCTCTGGTATATCCACCGTTCCCCACTGCATGTGTTTGGGCAGGATACCATGCAGACAATTCTGCTGTTTTACCTGATGATTTCCCCATGTGGTGCGGCATTTTCTCTGGATGCTCTAAGACTTCGCTACCGGGCGGCAAAAGCAGTACTAGGTGGAGGCAAACACCCACCTGCGTGGGCAAGTGCTGCTCTTGCGGGGCCTGTTTCCAGTTGGCAGGCAAACTTTGCCATACGAATGTTGCAAATCCACTATTGCTTTATTTACATGTCGGCAGGAATGTCCAAGTTAAAAGGGAGTAGCTGGTGGAACCATGAAGCGGGCTGGCGGGCTTTGGCAACTCCAGAATTTGGCCCAATGCGTTTTGGTGAGTACGAAACACTATTGCGTGCTGCCGTTTCATCACAAGTTGTATCTGCGTTTCTGTTTGCGGCCATCTGTATTGGTACACTCCTGCTGGAATTGGGTCTGCCAATCGTGATCTGGACTCGATTGCGACCGGTCTATTTAACTCTTGCTACCACGTTTCACCTGGGGATCGGTTTCTTCATGGGCTTGACGGTCTTTGGCTTATACATGATGACGTTTCTGCTGGTGTATTTTCCAGCGTCGCTGATCCGTGCTAGACTGGCACCGGCACCATGGACTGGGCCGAAAGAAACAATTTTGTACCACCCAGGCTCGCCAAGGAGTGTTCGGCGGGCAGCACTTATCCAAATGTTAGACCTTTCTGGCAGATATCAACTTGTGGAGCGAACGGATGAATTGACAGACGAAATCCAGTTGCGGGAACCAGATGGCCGACTGCTACAAGGCGAAGAATTGTTTCAATCGGCATTTTCGACACTGGATCTGGTTAAACCGATTGCATGGATTCGCAAGGTGCCTGGTGTCTGGTTCTGCGTAAAGTTCAGGTTTTGCCGATGAAAATCATCCTGAATTTGCAGCTATCGTGGGTAACACTCAAGAACCCCCACCAATCTCTCTGATAAAGTAATGAGTATCTGCCGCGGCTGTATCAAGACATCGCGGTCTGTTCAACATTGATGCAAATGAATCTGGGAAGTCAAAGGATCTGACTTTTCAATGCAACCAGAGTAAACAACGTTCTGAGGGCCTGGAAGTAAGGAGACATGCCGTGATTCGAAGAGCGATAAAGCGTTTCCTGCTGGGCGGTCTGCTTGCCACAGGCAGTGTTTCGTATGGTGCAGAAGGGATTACTGAAGGGCGGGTGACTTACACCAGCAATTCAACGGTTGAATTGCCGTTCCGCATCAACAATGCGGAAGCCACACAGGTGGTGCTGTACGTACAGATTGAAAATGGCCCCTGGGTAGAAGCGGACCGTGCCCGAGCTGGCCGATCTGCGTTTACATATCGCTTTTTGAAAGAAGGCACCCACAATTTCGCACTGATGACTATCTATTCCGATGGTGTCAAAGTGCCGGCATCTACTGCCGATCTGCGTGCGGAACGTGTTTATGTTGCCGATCGCACGAAGCCGGAAATCCGGTCTGTCCGTCCGGTGGTGGATCAGGATGGCTTCCCCGGTTTAGAGTGGGACATTGCCGATACCAACATGCTGAACCAGAACGCAGTAAAGTTGGAATACCGGTGGGATGGTGTGGGTACCTACCAGGAACTGGACAAGGGAATGCTTTTTGGCCCACGCCACCAGCGATTCTGGAAAATGAAGCCCGAAGACCGCATGCAGGTGCGGCTGATTGCTCGCGATAAGGCTGGAAATGTAGTTGAAAGCACCCCACAGTTGGTGTCTTCTCGTGCGGGTTGCCGACCGAGCACTGGCATTGCGATGGAACAGCCACGTAACCCCGCCTTAAATCCCGTGGGCAATCCAGGCAACAATATGGAACTCAGCCCGGTTACTTCTAATCGGGCTTCATCTCCATCGCTGCATTTTGTTGCGACGAAAAATTTTACGATTAACAGCACCATCATGTCTGGCCCTTCGGGGATTGTTAAATCAGAACTGTATCGGGCTGATGATAAACTGAAATGGCAATTAGTGTCCACGGATGCGAAACTTCAAAAGCCTCCAGGTAACAAAGAAGGTCCCATTCCAATCAGTTTGAGCAACGAGGTGGAAGAGGATGGCGTTTACAGCTACATTGTGATTGCCCACAATCACAAAGGACCATCTCGACGAGCTCCTGTCGATGGCGAACAGGGTGATTTTGCCATCATGGTCGATACCAAAAAGCCTGAACTGGTTGATGAAGGTGTCCGTGTCAGTGCGTCTGATCGTGGGCCCATTGTGGATATTCGCTGGAAAGCGGTCGATGCCAATCTGGCAGCTTCTCCAATTCGTCTGGAATATTCAATCGGTACCGATAAAGACGTTAAATGGACTGAAATAACGTCTGACTGGATAGAAAATGTGGGACAGTACAGCTGGTATCCCCCCACAGATAAAGGCTACTTGTTTAATATTCGAATGCGATGCCGTGATCGTGCCAATAATGAAACCGAATATGTTGTGAAAGATCCGGTAAATATTGATTTGACTGTGCCGGAAGTGAATATCACTGGCGTGAACCCACGTCAGGAGATGCCTGGTTCATTCCCGTCTGGTCCTGGTGGAATCAGTATCGTGCCTGGCAAACCCAAGTAATTGATTTCCTCATCATTTTTTCATCGTTTCCACGTCTGGCAGACCGGGCAGTGGCAACACCATCGGCAATGGTGCGCCTTCAGGCAGTTTTCTCATAGATTTCTCATCACCTTTCGGACCCAATTGCAGTGGTTGTGGCACTACCAGTGGGGTGAAAGGTAACATCAATTGCCGAATCGGCATATTGCGTAATAGTGATTCTTCACGTGTATACTCCCGCGTTGGGTCACCTGTGGGTAATTTTGGTGGTAACTGACTGCCCAGTGCAGGATACCCACTGCCAGGTGGGGGATCCAATCGAGGTTCGCGGTGCAGCGGTGCCGCAGAAATCTCAATTTCCAACTCTTGAGGGTGAGGCCACACGAACGGATTGGTTTCCAGTGATTCCGGCAGTGCCTGTGGCAACATCATCGCCACGACTGGTGGTTTGGGGCGTGCCAATTCCCCCACCTTGATCCCAGAGAGCACGTCTGGTGTTGGTAATTTAGGACCTGAAAGATACGGTTGCTGTGGCTGACGGGGTTTCCTTGTCTGGTCCAGATCCACCGCAGGAACCAGAAGTTGTGCCAATCTCTGCCCAGAATCGTCTTCGGAAAACTCAAAACCGGTCTTTGTGGTGTCCGGTTTGTCTGGTACATCGGGTTTTTGGGGAGATTCTGGAGTGGTATTTTCAGGCGCGTGATTTACGACTGTCGGCTGATCCAACACTGCAACCTGAGCCACTGGCGCAGGTTTGCCGCACCCAATCAGGCCCACCAGTAATGGCGTCAGTAATAAGAAAAAGCGGTCCTGCATCTTATTTTGCCGCAGTAAACACCAATTTTACCGCAGTCCCCTCCTTAGGTAGTAGTGTACTGTTGACATCCAGTTTAAGGTATTTTTCTTCTTTCATCGTTAAAGAAGTCTGGCAGACTGTTTCATCGGTGACCGGATATATTGCAATCAGGGTGCCTGTAAGATCCGCACCGTAGACCATTTCAGGCTTTGTAGGATCTGGCTTCGACAGCACTGACCCTGTGAACAGGAATTTCACCTCTCTCGGAAATGGCTGCTTTGTCTTGGGATCGATTAAAAAACGATGAATCGACAACCGACGAGTTCCCGTACCTTGGGGTATTTCCAGTAACACTTTGATTTCGGTGCCTTCCGCTACTGGTTTTTCTTCCCCACGTGCCGGCTTGCCGGGCTTCAGGCCAATTTTTTCCAGTGCTGCATGAACTTGACTGGGTTTGACATCAATCGTCACCACGGTTTCGTGGGCTTTTTTGCCTTTAGGGTGGGGCCAGCAGGCCACCACTTCAATGGGATAAACCTGTTCAAATGTGGGCAATTTGCGAGGCGCTACCACGGCATCGACCAGCACTTCTTTTGCAGTTTCATTAATGGTGATCCCTTTCACATCTGCCGCACCCGCAGGTGCAATCAAAAAGATCATCCAGAAAATCCAGAAGGTGCCCCAGCTCACATATCGCTTCATCGCATTTTCCCTCTAGCACCCTTGTCGGGCAGATCAGGGTTGATTCGCTTTGGCTTCGCGGCGTTTCACAGGTCAGCATAACCGATCCAGGTGGGTGATGCAACGTTGTAACAATGATTCCCAAGAAAACGAAGAAATTGATTAAAACGTTATTTCAGTGGAAGCACAATTGCAGATAAAAAATGAGAAACTCTCATTTTATCCGGCTGCGAGAGGGTCTGCTTGCAATACGAAAGGCGCTTTAAGCCGGATAATTTTTACTCATGCGATAAAGTGATTCATTTTTCGCATCAAAACTGACAATAATCGGTAAAATTTCTCCTAATTGCCCAGTTGATGAATTATGCTATTGGTGAAGGTCGACCCAGACCGAGTGGCTGGGTCTGCTAACAGAGTCTGGGATGGCCAAAAAGCTTTACGATACCGTTATTCAGAATCGGGATAAGCCAGAGTCAGCATTCGACGAATTCTGCCTTGTGATGATTTACCCCCATGGGAAATCACTCGGGAAACGCTTCACTTTGACCACAAAGCCCTATATCCTTGGGCGAGATGAGGCATGCGACATCGTCATTGCCGATGCCTCGATATCCCGTCGGCACGCACGCCTGGAACCGATAAAAAACGACTACTTTGTGCTGGATATGAACAGCACCAATGGCACGTATGTCAACGAAAAAATGGCCCGCAGTGGGGAACCGATCCGCCTGAACGATGGTGATTATCTTCGATTGGGCAGCACGATGTTCCGTTATCTCTGTGGGGGGAATGTCGAAGTCGACTACCACGAAGAAATCTACAAGCTGACGATTCAGGATGCTCTTACCCAGATTGCCAATGTTCGCTATTTTGAAGATTTTCTGGAGCGGGAAATCCAGCGAACCAATCGGCACCACCGTTCTCTGACCTTGTGCCTGTTCGATATCGACCATTTCAAGAAGGTGAATGATACTTACGGCCACCTGGCCGGCGACTATGTGCTGAGGGAATTGGCACAGGCTGTTCGCGAATTTGTCCGCCGTGAAGACCTGTTTGCACGCACCGGTGGGGAGGAGTTTGCACTGGTACTGGTGGAAACAGAAGCTCCGCAGGCTCTGGATGTGGCAGAACGGGTTCGCAAACGGATTGAAGAAAAGGTATTTCGCTTTGAAGGGAAAGTAATCCCGATTACCGTGAGCATGGGAATTGCCGCCGCACCATTAAATGGTGAAGCCGAAGAAAAAGCACTGATTGCTGCTGCGGATGCGTGCATGTATCGGGCGAAAGAACTGGGCCGTAACCGTGTTGTATATGAACCGTATAAACCCCCACAGGAAGAAGAAGCGGACACTACTCCGAATTGAAGTGGCCAAACTGCAAAGATGGTTTGGCTTGATTCATTCTGTCGATCGATCGCACAGATTGGCAGTAGCCCGATGCTTCGCCAGAATCTTGTGGAAATCAAATAGCCCTTATGTGACTGAAGAAATGACTTTTGCTATTTCATGAAAGTGTAACTTGGTGCAGGAATGATCTGCGCCTGCGGATTTCAGTAAATTGTTCCCTTCTGTGTGGGACGATACCGCGATCAATGCGACATTTTGAAATTGCTTGATCTCCTTAACCAGTTCAGTTCCTTTCCCGTCATCCAAATCATAATCCAATAAGACTACATCGAACATTTCTGTTTTCAAAACTTTTCTGGCTTCTGCAATTGTAGGCACAATCAATACCTCATGTGACGCGAGGAATTGTCTTCCAGCAACGTGGGCGAAGATCAGATGGTTTTCAACCCAGAGAATTCGCACAAAAAACCTCTTTTATATAAATAAAAATTAGTTCATTCGCACATCATATTCTGAGATCTCTGAAACTGGTGGATGGTGCGTAAATCCTTGTTCAGCCAACGTCCTTCTGGCCAATTTGCAGGTACTTCAAGGTTTTCAAATCAGCCTTCCCGCCGAAAAATAGCTCCAGTACCTGGGCATAGACTGAACCACTGGATGATATCGCACCAAAAAGGGTGGCAGAGGAATGCAACTTCAAATCATCCGGCGTACCAAAGATGTCGTAGGCCGATTTCTCCGGATGCTCCAACACTGCTGCAAAGCATTCCTGTAATCGAACACCCAGAACTGGGTGGTGCAGATATGCTTCTGCTTCCGCATGACTTTTAATTGCATATAACTGTGCGGTGGGGCTGGTGCCTAAACCGACAAATTGGGGAAAAACGTACCACATCCAGTGGGAACGCTTTCGACCAGACCGAATCTCTGAGAATGCAATCGAATACTGATCTGACTGAGCTTCCAGAAATCGGCTCAACTGAAAAGGATCGTCCATTGACTATTTCTTCGGAGCGGGCACTGGTGCCGGAAGCGGGACAGGGGCAGGAAGCGGTACTCTGATTCCTGGTTGTATCCGAATTCCCCCACCAATACGAACGGGTGGGCGAATGATATTTCCTGGAGGTGGAACCGTGGTTGCTGTGGTATCCGGTTTTTCAACTGGTTTAGCATCTGATCGTGGGCCATCTTTGGTATCCGGCGAAAATCGCACTTTGGTACCATCGTTACTGACCACCTCAATAACTCCCAGCTTCGGATCGAGTTGCAGCACGTAGTACTGGTTACCAGAATTCTGCTTCGTATTCTTGATCAGACTGCGGCCGGTCTGTTTGTCAATGGCGACAAACTTTCGTTCCATTGCAATGAACCCACCCGCCTGATTCAGCTTCTGATCGAAGTTTGCTGCAATAATCACAGGCATATCTTCAAAATGATCAGTAATCATCAACTGGTTCTGTAATTGCTGATCGGTGTACCACAGTCGTTTACCAGTAGCACGTTCAAAACAGTACATGTGACCATTCACTGGCGTGGAGTTGATGGAGAAACTGAACGCCTGATTGCCAAACCGGCGGGCGTTATTCACACTCTCACCGTTGAGCATCACGTAAAAGCGTTGGGCATCATCGAACAGTTCCACTTTCTTCACTTTTTCAAAGTGGGTTGCCAACATGTTTTCATCCATCTTCGCTTCGAAAATGACTTTGCCATCATCAATCGACATCACGCGGACATCACCTTCCGGCGTTACATAGCCCGTGAATCGCTGCGAGTAGGCATTCAACATCATTCCTTTCTCTGGAACTGGAACTGTCCAGATATCTTTGCCGGTTAACAGGTCATATCGCCGCAACATTTTGCGGGCTTCATCCATGACCAATACTTCTCTGCCAAGCAATGTCGCTTTTTTGATGTTCGTAAATACCTGGCCCGAGTCTGGAATTGAAACTTCGGCACCATCTCCAGCGCGGTAACACCGCACGGAAGATACAGTGCCATCAGTAGACATCTCGTAAGTGAACACGTACTCGGAGTTGCCTGTAATTTCCGTTCGGTTGGATACGTTCGGCTTCGTCCAGAGAGTGGTACCGCGAGCATTGTCCTTGGCAATCAGGCCATCTTTTGAGAGCAGGACAGTAAATGTATGCTCAACCAGCCAGCGTTGCCCAGCTTTAAATGATGAGCCATCGTTCATGTACAGTCGAATGCCATCAATATCTGGTGCATACCGTTGAATCTGTGCGACAATCGCCTGGTTGGACCCACCACGAAGTTCTTCTTCCCAAAGGCGGGTATTGTCTGCGAGATCAAATGCAGTTGCCACCATATTGGGAGTACCGTTTGGTGAATTCCCATTGATGGTCACAATCGCAATATGCCCTTTCACCTGTACTGGTTGGTACGGGATCTGATACTGTTGATACTGGTATTGCAGGTTGTCGTATCCAACACCAGGAGTGTTGTTTTTTGCTTCTTCACCAGTGACGCGATCAACCAGTCGCAGTGACCAGCCACCACGCCCACCACTGGCGCGTCCTGTGGTATCCAGCGTCAAACGGTTGCGTTGAAGATAAGGCAGTTGCTCACCAAATGTCTGAATGTTAATGGTGTTGCCACGATAGGCACCGGTGGGGCCACCACGTGATTCTTCCGCTTTCAGGCGAGGGTAAGCCCACTCTCGGGTGGCTGGTTCCAGGTAAGATAAAAACCGTTTATCGGTAACCAGTTCGTTGTAATAGTCATCGCCAGTCTTCGCATCACGAACTGTAATGTCTTTGAACTTGACCCCCAGTTCCGAATACATGCCCACCGCATCATCGAGCAGACCTTTTCGAATATAGAGGCCTGCAAGTGCTTCAGTGGCTTTCGCTGCGGCAAGTTTATCGCTTTCGGCACGGATTCCCAGCAGACTATATTCTGCCTCCCGCAAGTCGGCGGCATCGCCAGTCGTTGCGAGTTTTCGAGCAAGCACGATTCGAGATTCATTGCCAGCATCGAACATACCACCGAATACGCGGACGAAACTTCGTAAACGATCCAGACTATCCGTTGCCTGAATAGCAGCCCATTCTTTGTTGACGCGTGCTTCAAGTGGGATCAAGTCTTCTGGTTTCGATTTCTTAATCATTGCCAGAATCCGACTGCGTGCCCACACATCGGGCCGCACATTTGCGGAAGGCTCATCAATGATGCTGATATTATCCTGATCGCCCACCAGCGTACCGAAGGCCATGTAATTTTCGAACGCTTCCAGCAGTTTGCCCTGGCTTTCTTTCCCTTTCGCCATCAGGCAGTACATGTTGGCTTTGCGTTGCAACTCTTCGTGTTCGAGTTGTTTGCGTTCCTGTTCTGTGGCAGTGGCGGGTATTTCCACCGTGCACAGTTGAGCGTATTCATCCAGGATTTTTTCACCGGAAGTGTAATCGGTTAACAGAAGTTCGGTCATGCAGTCGAACAGTTTTTCCCGTCCCTTGCTGCGGGTGGGGGCATCGGGGTTATTGCTCAGGCAGCTTCGCAGGGTTTCGATTGCCACCGTCAGCCGACCGGAATCCATCTGCAACATCCCAAGATCTAACAAGCCGATGGGATCTTTGGGATTCTTCGCAAGGCGTATTTCCGTTTCCTGAATCCGTTTTTCCAACTGTGGAAATGCTTTAATATTCGTGTGTGTGACTGAGTAAACATCGCCATCATAAAACAGCAGATTGCCCACCGCTTCTTTTTTGCGGGATCGGATCATGCCGTTAGTATTCATCGATTTTAAATCAATTGCCACGATCCCTGGTTCTGCCAGTGGATCATTTGGCTTCAGTGGGAGATAATAGATATCGCGTGAAGCTGTTCCCAAACCGGTAGGCATGCCACCAGTGGCAATTTCCTTAATTAAATTGCCCGTCGCAAGGGAATAAAAGCGAACATAACCTTTACCAGCAATTAAAACTCGTTCGTTGTAAACGCCAGCCAGATACACCCCTTCCTGTCGGCTGATGGCATTCGACCAGATTGGTCTACCCGTTTGCAAGTCGACACAATCCACGGTTTCGGAATCATAAGCAGTGAAGACGACTTTGCCGTCAGCAATAATCGGGGCACAAGCATGCCAGCGATCTCGCATATCGTAATTCACAACCTGGGAGCCAGTTTTGTTAAATGGCACTGCACCAAAGTTTTCTTCACCGCCGGCACCAGAGTCGCCCGATTGTTTGGTGCTGCGGTAGTTAATGGCCCACACATAGCTGTGGTCAAGCAGGTCAATCCCCAGTAATGCACCTGAATTGGTGGGGCAAACAATAATTCCATCGGAATAGGCTAATTGAATGCCGTGCATTCGACGGATGCTGTCGTCTGGTAATTTGGCATTCGGCTGTCCCAGCGATTGCTGCCAGAGCAGGGTGGGAATGTTTTTCGTTGTGTGGGGTTTGAACTTTGCAGTGGAACTGCTTCCAGGCGAGCTTTTCTGTTTGTTCGGCTGCATTTTCAGTGGATCAATACAGACCAGCCGCATATCACCGTCTTTTTCGATGATGAAGTACAAATTACCACCGATAGATAGAGGCGAACTAAGAATAATTGCACCTTCCATCAGGTATTCGATCTGATTCAGTTTCGGATTATTGCCACCGCCATTCGCGGGAGCTTCTGGAGCAACAGGTACTAGAGGATCCTGGATTCCAGGCTGAAGTCTTCCTGTTGTGGGGGTAACAGGTCTCGTTGTTCCCGAAGCGGCATCATCATCACTCGTGTAGCCGATGCTCCAGGCAATTTTACCAGTCTCAATTTCAACTGCAATCAATCGACTGTGGGTAACTAAATCGTTAAACACACCAAAGTTGTATGAAGGGCCCTGGTTGCGAATCCCAATACCAATATTCCTGTTAATGTTGTTAAACATGTTCGGGTGTGGGGGCAGGGCAATGTCATCCACATAGTAACAATACCGCCCATCATGGCTGATCATGCCTGTGGTGGTGTTCTGCAACAGCATCCCAGCACTATTGAACGTTTTGTGCGGCCCGAAGAGCAGGGAATCAAAGCTTTTTCGCCTGGTTTCGTTACTGACCATCTGCCACAGACCATAACTATCACGGGAAACCCATTCCATTTCACCCGCTTTCAGGTTGCGTGCTGGGTCATCTCGCGCGGTCACCGCATAAACACCTTCGTAAGTACGAAACAGAATTTTCCCTGCGGTTGCCACTGGATAAAAGGTGGGAAGAAATGGCTGATTTTTCAGTGACAGCGATTTCATCGATTCTTCGATACTTTTCTTTAGATACTCTTTCGCTTCAGGAGTGTTTTTGTCTTCAGGTTCCCCGGCTGCTCGTTTCTCCGGTTCCACGTTCGGTGGGAAGAAACTCAGCTCAAATAATGGTTCCAGGAATGGGCGATTACCAATCCCACGACCGTTATTATCGTT is a genomic window containing:
- a CDS encoding GGDEF domain-containing protein, encoding MAKKLYDTVIQNRDKPESAFDEFCLVMIYPHGKSLGKRFTLTTKPYILGRDEACDIVIADASISRRHARLEPIKNDYFVLDMNSTNGTYVNEKMARSGEPIRLNDGDYLRLGSTMFRYLCGGNVEVDYHEEIYKLTIQDALTQIANVRYFEDFLEREIQRTNRHHRSLTLCLFDIDHFKKVNDTYGHLAGDYVLRELAQAVREFVRREDLFARTGGEEFALVLVETEAPQALDVAERVRKRIEEKVFRFEGKVIPITVSMGIAAAPLNGEAEEKALIAAADACMYRAKELGRNRVVYEPYKPPQEEEADTTPN
- a CDS encoding DUF1810 domain-containing protein — translated: MDDPFQLSRFLEAQSDQYSIAFSEIRSGRKRSHWMWYVFPQFVGLGTSPTAQLYAIKSHAEAEAYLHHPVLGVRLQECFAAVLEHPEKSAYDIFGTPDDLKLHSSATLFGAISSSGSVYAQVLELFFGGKADLKTLKYLQIGQKDVG
- a CDS encoding YdjY domain-containing protein, giving the protein MKRYVSWGTFWIFWMIFLIAPAGAADVKGITINETAKEVLVDAVVAPRKLPTFEQVYPIEVVACWPHPKGKKAHETVVTIDVKPSQVHAALEKIGLKPGKPARGEEKPVAEGTEIKVLLEIPQGTGTRRLSIHRFLIDPKTKQPFPREVKFLFTGSVLSKPDPTKPEMVYGADLTGTLIAIYPVTDETVCQTSLTMKEEKYLKLDVNSTLLPKEGTAVKLVFTAAK
- a CDS encoding response regulator; protein product: MRILWVENHLIFAHVAGRQFLASHEVLIVPTIAEARKVLKTEMFDVVLLDYDLDDGKGTELVKEIKQFQNVALIAVSSHTEGNNLLKSAGADHSCTKLHFHEIAKVISSVT